TTCATTTGCGGCGTTCATGTAGTATGGGCGGCGCGCTTTGAAATGGCGCGTACGGTCGACGACGTTCTCGCCCGGCGCACCCGCGCCCTTTTTCTCAATGTCCAAGCCGCCTTAGCGATGGCTCCCGCCGTAGCCCGCCTGCTGGCGGCGGAGTTAGGATTTGACGAATCCCGGCAACAACGTCAGATCGAAACGTTCAAGAAAATAGCTGAAAAATTCACTATCGAACCCTAATGGACATAAAAAAACAGTAACGAGTGACGAGTGACGAGCGATTAGTTTTTCAACAAAGAAACATCCGAGAGCGTCTTCAAAACTGGCCGCCCGGCGGCACCCCCGCCGTTATCCCATAAAATAACGCCTGCGGCGCCCCGATATCCATTCATATCTGCGATGGCATCGCGCAATCCCGACCGGCTGGGACCTGATTTTTGAAAACTTGCCATTAAGAGATTCGCAGCATCGAAGCCATAGGCGGCGCAAGCGTCGGGCGATTCCTTATATTTTGCTCGATACCCATCGGATAAGTTAAGATATTCCTCCGTTGGATTTTGATCGTCGAAAGGATGAATAAGCTTAATCTGGCCAGAATAAACCCCAAGCAGATTTTCCTCGTTAAGACCAGGCATCCACATTAAATAAACAGGACATACGACGTTTTCATTTTTCAAAGCGCATAGCATCGGCGCGAGGCGATCCGGCGTCAGGCGTATGACGATCGCTCCCGGCGAGAATTCTTTCGCCCGCTTGGCGATTTCCGAACCATCGCCATCGGGAGTCAATTGAAAATGGAAGATTGGAGACATCGCCTCTCTTTGCAAAGCCTCCAATAGCGCCTCAGCGGCGATGCGTCCGTCATGGCGAGTGGATGTAATCATGCCGATCCTTTCGATTTTATCTCTCTTGATTCCATCTTTAACCAATATTTCCGCCTGACGGGAATCATTCGGCGGCAAACGGAAAATCCAAGGGATGCGGATATAGGTCAAAGTGGGATCGGAAGAGATAGGCGCGATCAACGGCGCTTTTAATTTGGTTACAATCTGTTCCGCTATGTGAGTTGAATCTCCGTCTATGGAGCCGATGACGGCCCAGACGTTATCTTCGATCAAGAAGCGGATCATCTCTTTGGAACCGGCGCTCCAGGGATTGTCCGACCAGCGCGGGATCAAGCGAAAGGGAACGCCCCCATAACCTCCCCGCCGATTGGCCTGTTCCAACGCCAGCGCCGCGCCCTTCCACAACGATTCGCCAATGGAACCGTCTTGCGTCGGCGCGAAAAAACCAAAACGGATTTCATCCAGCTTGGCTGGATTGTCTTTCTGGCTGTCGACGCCAGTGAATTGCAATGGATCGTCCAGCATTCTTTTATGGGGAATCGGATCGTTTTCCGCCGCCCATAAAACAACGCCGCCCATAAAGAGAAAAACAGCCCCGCATCGCAGGGCCATTAACCATAAATATTGGAAGAAAACTATATAAACCGGTTTCGGGATTTCTTTCTCATAAAATAAACCCCGATTTGGAGCGACGGCCAACCAACGTACTATTATGAGCAACGCCTCCATCATCCTTCGCCAAACAGTTCTTGCCGCGAATGAAACGTAAATACTCCGTTTTTCAAAATCGCCAAGTAGGCGGGAGAGCGGTTGGAAAAGATCGGATCGATCTCTTTTTTCCCTGTCACGCCGTCGAACGTCGTCATCTCAGCCAACTCGTCGCGTATCAACGCCCGGTTAAGACCGCCTTTTTCGATAGCCTGGATCGTCATGTTCATGCCGTCATAACCGTGAGCGGCGTAGGTTTCGGGATTGTCTCCATACCGCTCCTTGAAATCCTTTTGGAATTGTATATGAAGAGAATCTTCGCTTGCGGGATTGTAGGGATAACCCGCGACAACTTTATTCTCCTCTTTGCCGACGATATCGATAAACTCTTTCGTCACCAGGCGGTCGCTGCCCAGGAACCATTGATCCATCCCCATCGACCGCATCTGCTTGAGGATCATCGCCGATTCAACGGCGTCGCCATAGGTAATCACAGCTTCTGGTTTGAGCGCTTTGATTCGTTCGAGTTGCGGCGCGAAATCCTTATCTCCTACTTTATAATTCAGTTCGGCCAAGAAGGGAAATCCCAAACGCGTAGCGCCGTCTCGGAACTCGTCGATGCTGATGCGTCCATAACGGTTGTTGGCGCGCAAGGCAGCGATGCGGGTTACGCCCAGTTTCTTGAAAGCGTAATCGGCGAGCAGGTAGCACATTTGCCGGTCGTCCGTGAGGCAGCGAAAAACCCAGGGAATATTCGTTTCGATAAAAGTGGGATCGGTATCGCCAGTATTCATCATGGGAATTTCGATCTTCAGCGCGACGCGAATGGCGATATGGCTGTTGGCGCCGTCGATGGTGCCGAGGATGGCCCAAACGTTATCTTGATAGGCCAGATTGATGATCTCATTGCCGGAAGCGCCCCAAAGTCCGTTATCGTTTTTGACTACCAATTCGTATGGCGTCTTGCCGCGATAGCCGCCTTTGGCGTTGGCTTGTTCGATGGCCAGCCGCGCGCCTTCGAGCATTTTGATTCCCATCGGTTCTTCATGAGACGCGCCGCCTGTGGCGACGGAAACAGTTTTCATGATAGGACCGATAAAGCCAATCTTCACGGATTTCACATGCTCCGGTTCGGGAAGATGGCGACCATAGCCGCGATATTGCAGAGGTTGAAGAAAAAACCGCCGGTAAGGTTTAGTAAATTTGCCATAAGGAACGAATTCTTGCGGCGTCTTGCCGTAATCGTCCTTCGATTCGTCGACTTGGGGCGGCAATGCCGTTGTATCCATCACCCGTTGAAGGTTCTCTTCGCCTTTCGCCAGAGAAAAAAACATAAGGAACGCCGCAATAGCAAAAATCGCAAAAAACCGTTTCATCGCCATTCCTCCTTTATTTGGATTTCGACGATTCGTTCGGCGAGGATTGATTATTCTTCAAACCAGGCCAATAACCTTTTCCAATTCCCCGCGCTAGGCCATGACCCGTACCAATCCATACGTCGTCTCCCTGAAACTCGACGCAAATCATAAAATGATTGGGTAAAGATAGATTCGTAGTTTCGGCGCGGATTTCCTGGTTGCCAACGAGAACATGCGCCGTCCAGGTTTCCGCGTCTTCACGGTCGCGCCGATAGGTTACCCACGTATCGGAATCGAAATCCGCAATCGTCGCCAATCCCAAATCGGTGCAGCTGTAAGCCGACGTTCCGCTGCGTCCCTTTATGAAATTGATGAAACTGCTGGCTAGTCCGCTGTCGATTTCAGTATACCCCCGCCAATGGCGTCCATCGTAGCGGCTCATTCCAAAATAGGTAGAAACCCAAAGGACGTTGTCGATGTAAGAGGCGGCGGTGGTAATAATGTGGATCAAGCCGTCGTCGCGGTAGAGATCGATCTCCATCTCCCGGTCGGGATCGTGATGGGCGTCCCATTTTTTCGTCTTGACGTCCCATTCCAGAATGCCTCCGCCCCAGACGGCGCAGTAGACTTTATCCTCATGGGCGTCGACGTTGTAACACCAGATTTCATCCATCGGCGCATTTTTTTCCGTGAAGATTTCCCATTCGCCGGTGACGGTGTTGTAGCAGCTCATCCCCGCCGTCGTCGCCGCCCAGAGGTTGTCGTTTTCCATCGATACGCCGTAAACGACATCGTTGACGAGGCCGCTGTTCAGCTGGTGGAAATGATCGAAGCGTCCGCCGCTGAAGCGAGCTACGCCGCCGCCGAACAAGGCCAGCCATACGTCGCCCGTCTTTTTGCTTACGGTAATGCCGGTGATGACTCTCCAAGGCAGGCCGTCTTTTTCCGTCCAGCGCTTCCAAATTCCTTTTTCATATAGGGCAAGTCCGTTTTCCGTACCCACCCAAAGGCGATCGCCATCGGCTTTGAGCGAAAAGATATGGTCGTTGGGCAAGCCATTTTCTTCCGCGTAGAAAGTTTCCCACTCTTTATAGATAAATGGTTCGCCCGCCAATTGGGGAAGTTCGGCTTTCTTCTCTTCGCTCCATCCCAGCGAGAAACCGATGGACAATGCGATAAAGATCCATGCCATACGCTTCATCGTTATTCTCCATATTACAATGTTTTTAAATATTCGATTAAATCCTTCAACTGATCCTTGGTCATATCGTTGGTCACGCCATGCTCGTCGTAGGGATTGAATCGAGTCCAAATTTCTTCCAACGTTTCCGCCCGTCCATCGTGCAGGAAAGGCGCCGATTCGTAGATATTATTCAACTGGGGCACATCGAACTTATCGTTCGTATCCAACCATGATTTCGATCCAACGACTTCCACGTTGCGATTCGTAAAAAAGGGAGCGGGATGGCAGGTTACGCAACGTTTCTTGACGGGAATTTCCTCGCCGCCGTTTGTGCGATCGCGTTCGAAAAGAAGTTTTCCGTTCCATTGCGCCGGGGTTAATTCCGAACCGGCGCGGTAACGGTTTGGGGGAAGAGGAATCGTGCAGATATAACGATCGAGCGCATTGGCTTGTTCCAACGTAAAGGGATCGCTGCGCGTAAAAAATACGGCCAACCGGGGGCCGCATTGGCGCCGCAAGCTGGGATTGGTTCCTTCCCACTTGAAAGGCGCGGTATCCAGAATGCCGCGCAAAGTGCGGTTATCGACGGGATTGAAGCCGACGCCGTCCGGTTCGATGTCGTAAGTGATGCCGTCGATGCCGCCGTCGGGATGGCAGGAATGGCAGGAAAACTGCCGATTGAGCGTAATTTCTGCGCTATGGAATATTCGTTCTCCTTCGCGTTCGATAGTGATTTCCTGCGGTCCGCCAAGAGATATCGTTTTGACGCGTTCCTGTTTCGCAATATCAATAACGGACACAGCGTCGTCCAATCCATCCGCTACATAGACGAATTTTCCATCGGGAGAAACCGCCATGCCTCGAGGACTGCGGCCTACGGAAATTCTTTTCAAGACGTATTCGACGCTTACGCCAAGATTGTTGGGAAGTTTGGTTCGCCGGTATTCGGGATCGGCGCCGTCGAGAAGCGCTTTCATCTTTTCGATGTCGATTACAGCCACGGCGTTGATGCCGCCCCCGGTTACATAAGCGTATTTCCCATCCGGCGCGAATACGACGTCGGTGGGATCGGCGAAATAACCGTCGATTTCGTCCAATAACAACTGATCGACCCGCCCGTCCTTCCAGAGAACGCCGAAGCCGTTATTCATCACCCATCCTTGAATAACGCGGGTCATCGGAACGAGATTCTTGGTGCGTATCAAGGTAACGAGCGCAAATTCCCCATCCGGCGATACGTCGACGCCCTGAACCATGTTGGCTTCGGGAATCACAATCCGGTTTTCAACGAAGCCCGTACCGGAATTGATGACAGTAACCTCAGAGCGACAGGGTGTGCGGAAAGGAATGAAATGGGACAGATTGTTGGTTAAGTAAAACCGCTTTCCATCCGGCGAGCGGGCGATTCCCCAAGCGCCCCGCCCGGCGGAGAGGCGCTTCGCTTCCGCGCCCCGGCGCAAATCCACAACGGAAACGTCATAGGACCCGGCGTTAGCGACGTAGAGATAATGGCCATCCCCATCGGTCATCAGCTCATGGGGTTCGTCGCCGACGGAAATGTGGAATAACACCCCCAAAGTGGCGGCGTCAATGACGGAAACCGTATCCGAACCGCGATTGCTGACGTAAAGAAATTTTTCGTCCCGAGAAAGAGCGATATCGTGCGGCTGATCCTGGACTTCAAATTCGGAGACGATCTCGCTCGTTTCCGGATCCAAGACGATGACGCTGTCGGAGGCTTCGCAAGCGACGTATAACCGTTTGCCGTCGCGGCTGAATTCCAAGTTGAAAGGAGTTTTATATTTTCCAATAAACGCCGCCTTTCTTTCCGGCGGTTTGCCGTGTTCGATCTTCTTCCACATAGCGTCGAAGTCGAACGGCTTTCCATCGATTTCTTTGGGATGGCATTTCAAGCAGGTCTCGCGATCGGCTTTCTGCAATCCGGCCTGACGAGCGGCGATGGGATCGTTCATCACCGCTTCGGGAATATACTCGCTGCCGGGGCCGTGGCAGCTTTCGCACTGGACTCCCTGGCCTATATCGAAAGACTCCATAAATCTTCCCGCCGGTTCGCCGCCGCCGGTGGAATGGCATTTCAGACATTCCGCCGCTTCCTGGGGATTGCTTTCGATTCCCTTGTTTCTGGCAATCTCTTCCGCCTTCGTAGTTCCCAGAATCGCGTAGGCGTTGGCATGGGAAGAGAGGCGCCATTTGCTGAAGGGATACCCTTTCTCTTCTCCACGATGGCATTTGGCGCAAACCATGACGCCGACGTATGTTGGTCCGGGCAAAGGTTCGATGGAAGGAGTCTTTATTTTGATCTCGCCGCCTCTGCCGGAATGATCGATTTCGCAAAGCGCTTGCTTGAAATCGAATTTCTTAACCTTAATGACGGCGGTGTGGGAGCCTTTTTCCTTATGGCATACTAAACAGGTGGTTTCATTACTGGCGTTATCGTCCGGCATTCGCAATCCGGCTTTCATAGCTTGCTCTTTATTCGCCATGACGTTTTCTTCCGAATAGGCGCTGCCGGGGCCGTGGCACATCTCGCATTGTACGCCGTCTTCAATATAAAATTTTTCGTCGCGCTGCCATGCCTCCGTCTGGGAAGCCGTAGCGTGACAGCCGAGACAGATGGGGCTATCGAATGGATCGACGGCGATTCCGGAAAGCTTGGCGATTTCTTTGGCTTCGGGCATCGCCAGCGCGGCGTAGGCGCGGGAATGAGCGGAGAGACGCCAGGGATTGAACTGGTTGCGCTTGCCCATGATGTTATTATGGCATTGGCGGCAAGCCGTTTCTCCCACATAGTACCTTTCCAGCGGTTCGGCGGACTCGACGCTCGCCGTCCCGGCGGAGACGATCGCGGCGAGTAGAATAAGGGCGAATAGTCGTCCCATCGTGCGCAACTCCCCTCTACGAACCGGATTCGGATGGTTCCTTCACAGTCAACACTTGATCGGCGGCTATGTTTTCCAAGACTTGGACGGCGCCGCTGGGCCAACGCAATTCAATGCGCTCGGCGCGATCCACCGTTCCCAAGCCGAAATGGGCGCGGTAATCGCTTTGCGAAAGATAGCCAGAACTGCTGGCGATATCCCGCGTCTGCGTTTTGCCCCCCGCGGTGAGACGGATGCGCGTCCCAATGCCGTCGCGGTTGCTCTGAGTTCCTACAGTATGAATCTTCAACCAATGGCCGCGGTTGCCGCCGTCGTTGTGTAATAAGCGAGGCCGGGCATTCAAGTTCAGGATCAATATATCCAGATCGCCGTCGTCGTCGTAATCGCCCACCGCCGATCCCCGGCTGACGAATTTGTCCTGAAAATCCTTGCCGCATTGGGCGGATATATCTCGAAACCGCTTCCCTTCGATATTTTTAAACAACAAATCCTCTTCCGGTTCCAAATGGTGGCTATCGCCGTTGCTTATGAAGATGTCGATATAACCGTCATTATCGTAATCGAAAAAATTTCCCGACCAGCTCGTGTATTGTCCCACAACAGCCGCGATGCCCAATTGAGCGCTTTTATCCTCGAATAAACCTTGGCCAGTATTTATATATAGACAACAAAAACTCATATCGGGAACGAAAAGGTCGATGAGTCCATCTAGGTTAATATCCCCAAATTCCGGCCCCATCGCGGAAGTGGCCTCGCCGTTTTGGCCGAAACCCGTCGCCGTCATCAACGCAATGTCGGTAAAGGTTCCATCGCCGTTATTCTGGTAAAGATAATTCTCCATGGCGTCGTTGGCGACGAAGATATCCTGGTCTCCGTCATTGTCGATATCGCAGGCGGAGACGCCCATCGCCCGCCCTTCCGGATTGTAAACGCCCGCTTTTTTCGTTACGTCTTCAAAGGTCCCGTCTCCCCGGTTGTGGTAAAGAGTATCGGGTTGGCCTTTATAAGCCAAAGGGCCGGGAAACGCATCGGCGGGGTAATAATATTTGTATTCGGGATCGTAGGCGACGTAATGGCCTACATAAAGATCGAGAAAGCCGTCCTTGTCGTAATCCAAAAAAACGCAGCCGATTCCCCATAGGTCGCTTTGATCGCTTTCAAGCCCCGCCTCCTTTGTATAATCAACGAAAGTTCCATCGCCGTTATTCCGGTAAAAAACGTTGCGCCCATAATTGGTAACCATAAGATCGGCGTCGCCGTCGTTGTCGTAATCGGCCGTCAGGCAGGCCATGCCGTAGTTCTTATCGCCGATGCCCGCTTCTTCCGTCGCGTCGGTAAAGGTTCCATCGCCGTTGTTGCGGTAAAGGGCGTTGGATAGTTTTCCCTCCATTATGCGCCCTTTCACATGGCTGACGCCTTTGAGATAAGCCCCATTCATCAGATAGATATCCAGATCGCCGTCGCCATCGTAATCGAAAAAAGCGCATCCGGCGCCGGTGCCTTCGATGATATTGCTCATCTCATCGTCGCCGATACTGTGAACGAAATGAATTCCCGCCTTTTCGGTCGCATCCGCAAGTTGGGGAACGGCTTCTTCGCTGAAGCCGTTTCTATTGGCTAACGCCATCAATAATAACAGGCAAGGAAGGATGATTCTCACCACATTTCACCCCCTTCAAGTTTTTCGTTCTGAGTTTTGGCGTACTCCTGAGAATACGTCCGGCTGTCCCAGGCAGCGCCCATATCAGTCCATTCGACAAACAATCTGCGTTCGAGCTCCTCAAGCGGTTTCTCCGTCGGCATCAGTTTGGGAAGAGGGGAATATTTTATCGCTTCGGACGAATTCGTTTCCATGCGTTTACCGAAAAGATGCCAAATTAAGGGACTTTCGCGGGCAGAACCCGGTTTCACGTAATATTCATCCTTACGATCATCGATAGCGGAAAGAAGAGCAATATAAGCTTGGCTGTACGAATCGCCGCCGCGTTCGACAAGTTGACGAACATCGAGATTCGGCGGCGCTCCGCCGGACGAGTGACATGACGCCGTGGAGCATTTAGCTTCTACGATTGGAGCGATGTCATGTTTAAAATCCACCGTCCGCCGCCGCGCAGGAGGAAGAAGCAACTCCACTGCTGGCTTAATTACAGCATCCGCTAAGCGATTGGGTGGGGAAAGTTCGAGATCCTCGTGACAGCCCGTGCACCCCCGCGATTCTCGCGGCATTACCCACGTCCAGGAGCGCTGAGAGATGAACGCCATGCCGTTCTCATCCAACGCCTGGAAAGCGATAGGCGTCCGGGCGGGAACTTGAATATGAAACGAACCGTCCGCTTCAATAGGAATATCCCCTAAAATTCTTTGCAGACTTAAACTAGGAATGGAAAAATCATCAGCGTCTTTCTCCGAAAAATCGCAAAGGGGATATCCCGGCAGTCCCTCAACAAACGGCAATCCTTCAATCACCCGCAAACGCTTGATTGCGCCTGGCTTGATATCCCGCAATTCGGGCCGGTCGCTGGCGTAGGCGTTCAAACAATAAAAAACGCCCACGGTTCGCTTCTCGTCGACGACGGTAGCGCGCCCTTTTACCCGCGCATGAGGCGCGAGGAATTGCGCATCGATGCAATGCCAACCCGGCTCGGATGCTATGGGTTGGAGCAGATCGCCAAAGCGATAGATAGCGTAACTGGAATCCAGCGAATTGGCTCGGTGCGATACATACAATAATTGTTCGCCATGATCGCCAGATAGAGGGCAAGGGGAATGATAGAATCCATCACCCGCTGCGGCGAGAACTTCATGAGTATGCAAAGGACGGCGCAGGGAGACGCAAGCCAAATCGCCCCCGCCCAGCCAGGAGTTGCGGTTCGATTCGATGAAATAGACGCGCCCGCTGGGGGAAAAGCGCGCCATTTCTTTGAATAAAGGCGGTTCGCCGCCGCCATAAAACAAAAGTTGATCCGTCCCGTCGTTGCTGATTTCCAATAAGGACAAACGTCCCAACGGCGTATTGGGCGATCCGTCATTTTTCCAGCTGGTATACGCCACCCGGCCATTGGGCAGCACTTCGGGGTCGAAATCGGAATTTAAATTGAAAGTAATGCGCTGAGCGTTTCCGCCGTCCATATCGCAAACATAAAGCGAATAGGCGGAACCCAAACCGTTTTCATTGCGCCAGCCGTGATCGGCGCTGACGAATACGATGCGGTCGGCGGGCGCCGGATCGTTCAGGTGGAAGAGAGCGCCTACATAAAGGGGAGAGACGCAATCGCGCAGTCCTGTGGGCAATAGGCGTTTATTGGAGCCGTCGCGATCCATGCGCCATAGGCTCCAAGAATCATCCTTACTCTTTTTCCCGGCGAATAGAATCGTCTCGCCGTCGAAGGAAACGGCAGGGTCTTTGGCGGAAACAAAT
The sequence above is drawn from the Candidatus Omnitrophota bacterium genome and encodes:
- a CDS encoding glycerol-3-phosphate dehydrogenase C-terminal domain-containing protein, coding for FICGVHVVWAARFEMARTVDDVLARRTRALFLNVQAALAMAPAVARLLAAELGFDESRQQRQIETFKKIAEKFTIEP
- a CDS encoding ABC transporter substrate-binding protein codes for the protein MALRCGAVFLFMGGVVLWAAENDPIPHKRMLDDPLQFTGVDSQKDNPAKLDEIRFGFFAPTQDGSIGESLWKGAALALEQANRRGGYGGVPFRLIPRWSDNPWSAGSKEMIRFLIEDNVWAVIGSIDGDSTHIAEQIVTKLKAPLIAPISSDPTLTYIRIPWIFRLPPNDSRQAEILVKDGIKRDKIERIGMITSTRHDGRIAAEALLEALQREAMSPIFHFQLTPDGDGSEIAKRAKEFSPGAIVIRLTPDRLAPMLCALKNENVVCPVYLMWMPGLNEENLLGVYSGQIKLIHPFDDQNPTEEYLNLSDGYRAKYKESPDACAAYGFDAANLLMASFQKSGPSRSGLRDAIADMNGYRGAAGVILWDNGGGAAGRPVLKTLSDVSLLKN
- a CDS encoding ABC transporter substrate-binding protein, which produces MKRFFAIFAIAAFLMFFSLAKGEENLQRVMDTTALPPQVDESKDDYGKTPQEFVPYGKFTKPYRRFFLQPLQYRGYGRHLPEPEHVKSVKIGFIGPIMKTVSVATGGASHEEPMGIKMLEGARLAIEQANAKGGYRGKTPYELVVKNDNGLWGASGNEIINLAYQDNVWAILGTIDGANSHIAIRVALKIEIPMMNTGDTDPTFIETNIPWVFRCLTDDRQMCYLLADYAFKKLGVTRIAALRANNRYGRISIDEFRDGATRLGFPFLAELNYKVGDKDFAPQLERIKALKPEAVITYGDAVESAMILKQMRSMGMDQWFLGSDRLVTKEFIDIVGKEENKVVAGYPYNPASEDSLHIQFQKDFKERYGDNPETYAAHGYDGMNMTIQAIEKGGLNRALIRDELAEMTTFDGVTGKKEIDPIFSNRSPAYLAILKNGVFTFHSRQELFGEG
- a CDS encoding two-component regulator propeller domain-containing protein translates to MKRMAWIFIALSIGFSLGWSEEKKAELPQLAGEPFIYKEWETFYAEENGLPNDHIFSLKADGDRLWVGTENGLALYEKGIWKRWTEKDGLPWRVITGITVSKKTGDVWLALFGGGVARFSGGRFDHFHQLNSGLVNDVVYGVSMENDNLWAATTAGMSCYNTVTGEWEIFTEKNAPMDEIWCYNVDAHEDKVYCAVWGGGILEWDVKTKKWDAHHDPDREMEIDLYRDDGLIHIITTAASYIDNVLWVSTYFGMSRYDGRHWRGYTEIDSGLASSFINFIKGRSGTSAYSCTDLGLATIADFDSDTWVTYRRDREDAETWTAHVLVGNQEIRAETTNLSLPNHFMICVEFQGDDVWIGTGHGLARGIGKGYWPGLKNNQSSPNESSKSK
- a CDS encoding multiheme c-type cytochrome, with amino-acid sequence MGRLFALILLAAIVSAGTASVESAEPLERYYVGETACRQCHNNIMGKRNQFNPWRLSAHSRAYAALAMPEAKEIAKLSGIAVDPFDSPICLGCHATASQTEAWQRDEKFYIEDGVQCEMCHGPGSAYSEENVMANKEQAMKAGLRMPDDNASNETTCLVCHKEKGSHTAVIKVKKFDFKQALCEIDHSGRGGEIKIKTPSIEPLPGPTYVGVMVCAKCHRGEEKGYPFSKWRLSSHANAYAILGTTKAEEIARNKGIESNPQEAAECLKCHSTGGGEPAGRFMESFDIGQGVQCESCHGPGSEYIPEAVMNDPIAARQAGLQKADRETCLKCHPKEIDGKPFDFDAMWKKIEHGKPPERKAAFIGKYKTPFNLEFSRDGKRLYVACEASDSVIVLDPETSEIVSEFEVQDQPHDIALSRDEKFLYVSNRGSDTVSVIDAATLGVLFHISVGDEPHELMTDGDGHYLYVANAGSYDVSVVDLRRGAEAKRLSAGRGAWGIARSPDGKRFYLTNNLSHFIPFRTPCRSEVTVINSGTGFVENRIVIPEANMVQGVDVSPDGEFALVTLIRTKNLVPMTRVIQGWVMNNGFGVLWKDGRVDQLLLDEIDGYFADPTDVVFAPDGKYAYVTGGGINAVAVIDIEKMKALLDGADPEYRRTKLPNNLGVSVEYVLKRISVGRSPRGMAVSPDGKFVYVADGLDDAVSVIDIAKQERVKTISLGGPQEITIEREGERIFHSAEITLNRQFSCHSCHPDGGIDGITYDIEPDGVGFNPVDNRTLRGILDTAPFKWEGTNPSLRRQCGPRLAVFFTRSDPFTLEQANALDRYICTIPLPPNRYRAGSELTPAQWNGKLLFERDRTNGGEEIPVKKRCVTCHPAPFFTNRNVEVVGSKSWLDTNDKFDVPQLNNIYESAPFLHDGRAETLEEIWTRFNPYDEHGVTNDMTKDQLKDLIEYLKTL
- a CDS encoding CRTAC1 family protein gives rise to the protein MVRIILPCLLLLMALANRNGFSEEAVPQLADATEKAGIHFVHSIGDDEMSNIIEGTGAGCAFFDYDGDGDLDIYLMNGAYLKGVSHVKGRIMEGKLSNALYRNNGDGTFTDATEEAGIGDKNYGMACLTADYDNDGDADLMVTNYGRNVFYRNNGDGTFVDYTKEAGLESDQSDLWGIGCVFLDYDKDGFLDLYVGHYVAYDPEYKYYYPADAFPGPLAYKGQPDTLYHNRGDGTFEDVTKKAGVYNPEGRAMGVSACDIDNDGDQDIFVANDAMENYLYQNNGDGTFTDIALMTATGFGQNGEATSAMGPEFGDINLDGLIDLFVPDMSFCCLYINTGQGLFEDKSAQLGIAAVVGQYTSWSGNFFDYDNDGYIDIFISNGDSHHLEPEEDLLFKNIEGKRFRDISAQCGKDFQDKFVSRGSAVGDYDDDGDLDILILNLNARPRLLHNDGGNRGHWLKIHTVGTQSNRDGIGTRIRLTAGGKTQTRDIASSSGYLSQSDYRAHFGLGTVDRAERIELRWPSGAVQVLENIAADQVLTVKEPSESGS